A genome region from Bacteroides stercoris ATCC 43183 includes the following:
- a CDS encoding alpha-2-macroglobulin family protein translates to MKKFQRFCTLFLLMIGLCSFALHAQSYAGLWRQVEQAQKKSLPQTVVKLTEKIYRKAELEKNAPQMLKAYICREAYQERLTPDSLYTNLKKLESWVESEKNLVNKAILHSLLAREYSDYMRHNRRQLSDRTALDVDEAPADIREWSTNLFVAKVDEHNLASLKDSVRLLEVSSKEYVPFVELEDGSRFYGHDMYHLLAARAVDTYQLLDGFQVDTLQRARINSVYINMINAYRHRVGAEDAVVLATLDYWKWKSTGGGISREPYTTYRERKERLDKEHLEVLDNLIREYGGREICAEVYIDKAGWLRGLGASYMDEVLQVCDEGVKRYPAYKRINELRNIRESVLQPYLNVSTQESVYPGDSLELNVGYRNLKGFTLNLYRTNLSEVPWMDAGINKAFYQKHARKLSATHFELKSSDSKSGKEGELLSGLQRMVLKCHVPDELGVYILQIVPDAATARTAEHFLVSTRFKVLTLSLPDNKMEVVTVDSRSGQPISGAKVSFYSAYNEENRKLVKTVITGTGGKAVVEWDKAIRSYVARKGTDTAMMPQNVYLNRYYERGESRPEEHITLLTDRALYRPGQTVYVKGIAYEQEADKAHVLAGKSYQVRLLDVNRKELVQKNVSTNEFGSFTTEFALPAVCLNGNFTIDVKNNASVSVRVEDYKRPTFEITFNPVEEAFCLGDTVDVTGNVKAYNGTAIQDVPLTYTVTRRSNRRYWGDGAVSLVSDTVQLDAKGNFSIPVVLKPDTDADNTGRERFSYQIEVAVTSDTGETQTSHYFLNATRRAYFFVSDISRELCKEDSISGMLSVMNAVNETLSMEGMCRLYPVLDSKTGKISDKPVYESAFMPGEKKDFTAWKQLPSGEYRLILSVRGRDGKEVSNADNAVNIVLFSLKDERPAVFMETFLYEKNTEFDATHPAIFYFGTSMKDAYVLVDVFGQKGRLESRTLSLNDSILRMEYPYREEYGDGVAVQFTFVKNGLLYTRRVELRKRLPERTLDMKWEVFRDRLRPGQEEEWKLVIKTPQGFPAAAEMLAMMYDASLDRIYSRNQSLSVYYNRYIPYYYWDISNNNGKSYAPYFPVRSWRVPVWHFDYFCSPYNGVAEVLQIVENDAVLCEPTIVGYGATRTKMETGRAVEVKYVPVQVEEGVADVVFESETIPLNEQALQPMADLRTNFAETAFFYPQLRTNEQGEVAFSFTMPQSLTRWNFRGYSHTKDMMTGMLDATAVTAKEFMLTPNMPRFVRVGDKTQIAAGIANLTGKAIKGTAVFTLFDPMTEKIISTGRQKFSVEAGKTASVSFRFDVTDRYELLGVRIVADGGTFSDGEQHLLPVLSDKEYITETLAMPVRGEETRTFSLDSLFNGNSRTATDRRLTVEFTGNPAWYAVQALPVLSEPSTDNAISWATAFYANTLAGYIANSQPRIKAVFDNWRLSGGTKETFLSRLEQNQDVKNILLGESPWLLEATTEAEQQQRIATLFDVNQLNYRNMASLLKLKELQGEDGAWSWFGGMSGNRYVTGYITGLLVRLSLLTDKALPEEAAMMKAKAFDYLNKEALKEYRAIRKAEKNGTKITVLSDATMEYMYLVSLGSVKLSGEYAKAFGYFLTKLGRNLESGTMIRKAQTAVILQKAGHKTEADEFIASIKEHLVQTDEMGAHFAFHANPYTWGMMPVPAHVAVMEALREAGGNDALVEEMKLWLLKQKQTTSWDSPVATADAVYALLCQGSNLLESKGDVRITLGDKVLETFSPAKTTVPGLGYVKEVFAQGSPEVKAKSVTVEKRDAGIAWGAVYTQFLSPISDVKQQGGALNIEKKLFVERISADGQKSLQPLTEVAQLFVGDKIVSRLTARLDRAMDFVQLKDQRGACFEPENSLSGYRWNNGVGYYAEVEDAGTNFFFDHLGKGVYVLEHSYRVARGGTYETGLATVQCAYAPEYASHSAGGTVIIK, encoded by the coding sequence ATGAAGAAATTCCAAAGATTTTGTACATTGTTTCTGCTGATGATCGGGTTGTGCTCCTTTGCTTTGCACGCTCAGTCCTATGCAGGTTTGTGGAGGCAGGTGGAGCAGGCTCAAAAGAAGAGTTTGCCGCAAACGGTAGTGAAGCTGACGGAGAAAATCTACCGGAAAGCCGAGTTGGAGAAAAATGCTCCGCAAATGCTCAAGGCATATATCTGTCGGGAGGCCTATCAGGAAAGACTGACTCCGGATAGCCTGTATACGAATTTGAAGAAGTTGGAAAGTTGGGTGGAATCGGAGAAAAACCTGGTAAATAAAGCTATTCTGCATTCATTGCTTGCCCGCGAGTATTCGGACTATATGCGGCATAACCGGCGGCAGTTATCAGACCGTACGGCGCTGGATGTGGACGAAGCTCCTGCCGATATCAGGGAATGGAGTACTAACCTTTTTGTTGCTAAGGTAGATGAACATAACCTGGCTTCATTGAAGGACTCTGTTCGTTTGCTTGAGGTCTCTTCCAAGGAATATGTGCCTTTTGTCGAGCTGGAAGATGGAAGCCGCTTCTATGGGCACGATATGTATCATCTGCTGGCGGCCCGGGCTGTCGATACTTATCAGTTGTTGGACGGCTTTCAGGTGGATACATTGCAACGTGCCCGCATCAACAGTGTTTATATAAATATGATAAATGCTTATCGGCATCGCGTTGGGGCAGAAGATGCGGTAGTGCTGGCAACGCTTGATTATTGGAAGTGGAAAAGTACCGGCGGCGGTATAAGTCGGGAGCCTTATACCACTTATCGGGAACGGAAAGAACGGCTTGATAAAGAGCATCTTGAAGTGTTGGATAATCTGATTCGGGAATATGGCGGTCGTGAGATTTGCGCGGAAGTTTACATTGATAAAGCCGGTTGGCTTCGCGGTTTGGGAGCGTCTTATATGGATGAGGTTTTGCAGGTATGCGATGAAGGAGTGAAGCGCTATCCGGCTTATAAGCGTATCAATGAACTACGGAACATAAGGGAGAGTGTTTTGCAGCCTTATTTGAATGTCAGCACTCAAGAGAGCGTTTATCCCGGTGATTCGTTGGAGTTGAATGTGGGTTATCGGAATCTGAAAGGTTTTACACTGAATCTCTACCGTACGAATCTCTCCGAAGTGCCCTGGATGGATGCCGGAATCAACAAGGCTTTCTATCAGAAGCATGCCCGTAAATTATCAGCTACCCATTTTGAACTGAAATCTTCGGACAGCAAAAGCGGGAAAGAGGGAGAACTGTTGAGCGGTTTGCAACGTATGGTTTTGAAATGCCATGTGCCGGACGAATTAGGCGTATATATACTGCAAATTGTACCTGATGCCGCAACGGCCCGTACTGCAGAGCACTTTCTCGTCTCGACCCGCTTCAAGGTGTTGACGCTTTCTTTGCCGGATAATAAGATGGAAGTGGTTACGGTGGACAGCCGTAGTGGGCAACCCATTTCCGGTGCAAAGGTCAGTTTCTATTCCGCTTACAATGAAGAAAACCGCAAGCTGGTGAAAACAGTTATCACCGGTACCGGTGGAAAAGCGGTTGTGGAATGGGATAAGGCTATCCGCAGTTATGTGGCACGTAAGGGAACGGATACAGCCATGATGCCTCAGAATGTCTATTTGAACAGATATTACGAACGCGGAGAGTCACGTCCGGAAGAGCATATCACCCTGCTGACAGACCGCGCCTTGTATCGTCCCGGTCAGACCGTTTATGTCAAAGGTATCGCTTATGAACAAGAGGCGGACAAGGCTCACGTTTTGGCAGGGAAGAGTTATCAAGTACGTTTGTTGGACGTCAACAGGAAAGAACTGGTACAGAAGAATGTAAGTACCAATGAATTCGGTTCCTTTACCACTGAATTTGCGTTGCCTGCAGTCTGCTTGAATGGTAACTTTACAATTGATGTAAAAAACAACGCTTCCGTTTCCGTACGGGTGGAGGATTACAAACGGCCTACCTTTGAGATTACCTTTAATCCGGTGGAGGAGGCTTTCTGCTTGGGAGATACGGTGGATGTAACAGGCAATGTCAAGGCATATAACGGGACGGCAATTCAGGATGTTCCGCTGACATATACCGTTACCCGTCGCAGTAACCGGAGATATTGGGGAGATGGGGCCGTATCGCTTGTTTCGGATACGGTGCAACTGGATGCAAAAGGCAACTTTTCCATTCCTGTTGTTCTGAAGCCGGATACGGATGCGGATAATACGGGTAGGGAACGTTTCTCCTATCAGATAGAGGTAGCAGTGACAAGTGATACAGGTGAAACGCAGACTTCGCATTACTTTCTGAACGCTACCCGTCGGGCTTATTTCTTTGTGTCCGACATCAGCAGGGAGTTATGCAAAGAAGATTCCATATCGGGAATGCTGTCGGTAATGAATGCCGTTAATGAAACGCTGTCCATGGAAGGGATGTGCCGTCTTTATCCCGTTCTTGATTCCAAGACGGGAAAAATCTCCGACAAGCCGGTTTATGAGAGTGCGTTTATGCCGGGCGAAAAGAAAGACTTTACAGCTTGGAAACAATTGCCGTCGGGAGAGTACCGCTTAATTCTGTCGGTGCGCGGTCGCGACGGCAAGGAAGTCAGCAATGCGGACAATGCGGTGAACATTGTACTGTTCTCGCTGAAAGATGAACGTCCGGCTGTGTTTATGGAAACTTTCCTTTATGAAAAGAATACGGAGTTTGATGCGACTCATCCGGCAATCTTCTATTTTGGCACTTCCATGAAGGACGCATACGTTCTGGTAGATGTTTTCGGGCAGAAAGGCAGATTGGAGAGCCGTACTTTGTCGCTGAACGACTCGATTCTCCGTATGGAATATCCTTATCGGGAAGAGTATGGAGATGGGGTTGCCGTGCAGTTTACTTTTGTAAAGAACGGACTGCTATATACCCGTAGGGTGGAATTGCGGAAACGTCTGCCGGAACGGACGCTGGATATGAAGTGGGAAGTCTTTCGCGACCGTTTGCGTCCGGGGCAGGAAGAAGAGTGGAAGCTGGTCATCAAAACTCCGCAAGGTTTTCCCGCCGCAGCCGAGATGCTGGCAATGATGTACGATGCTTCATTAGACCGGATTTATAGCCGTAACCAGTCATTAAGCGTTTATTACAACCGGTATATTCCTTATTACTATTGGGATATCAGTAATAATAACGGAAAAAGTTATGCTCCTTACTTCCCAGTGAGGTCGTGGAGAGTTCCCGTTTGGCATTTCGATTATTTCTGTTCTCCTTATAACGGGGTTGCGGAAGTACTGCAAATAGTAGAGAACGATGCGGTTCTTTGCGAGCCGACAATTGTGGGGTATGGAGCCACACGGACCAAAATGGAAACAGGACGTGCAGTTGAAGTGAAGTATGTTCCGGTACAGGTAGAAGAAGGAGTGGCAGATGTTGTTTTTGAGTCGGAGACTATTCCTCTCAATGAACAGGCGTTACAGCCTATGGCCGATTTGCGTACTAATTTTGCGGAAACGGCTTTCTTCTATCCTCAGTTACGCACGAATGAACAAGGAGAGGTCGCTTTTTCCTTTACCATGCCACAGAGTCTGACACGCTGGAATTTCCGCGGTTATTCCCATACTAAGGATATGATGACAGGCATGCTTGACGCTACCGCTGTCACCGCCAAAGAGTTTATGCTTACTCCGAATATGCCCCGCTTTGTACGGGTAGGCGATAAGACACAGATAGCTGCCGGCATTGCCAACCTGACGGGTAAGGCAATAAAAGGCACAGCCGTATTCACCCTTTTCGATCCGATGACGGAGAAGATTATTTCCACCGGTCGCCAGAAGTTCTCGGTGGAAGCCGGAAAGACAGCATCGGTTAGTTTCCGGTTTGATGTAACAGACCGTTACGAACTGCTTGGTGTCCGTATAGTTGCCGACGGCGGTACCTTCAGCGATGGTGAACAGCATCTGTTGCCTGTACTGAGTGATAAGGAATATATTACAGAGACGCTTGCCATGCCCGTTCGTGGTGAAGAAACGCGTACTTTCTCGCTGGACAGTCTGTTCAACGGTAACAGCCGTACGGCAACCGACCGTCGCTTGACCGTGGAATTTACAGGCAATCCGGCATGGTATGCCGTACAAGCCCTACCTGTACTGAGTGAGCCTTCAACGGATAACGCCATTTCCTGGGCAACCGCTTTCTATGCCAACACTTTGGCGGGATATATTGCAAATAGTCAGCCGCGCATTAAAGCGGTATTTGATAACTGGCGTCTGTCGGGTGGAACAAAGGAAACTTTCCTCAGCCGGTTGGAGCAGAACCAGGATGTGAAGAATATTCTGTTGGGCGAATCTCCTTGGTTGCTCGAAGCTACTACAGAGGCTGAACAGCAGCAGCGTATCGCTACCTTATTTGATGTTAACCAATTAAATTACCGTAATATGGCATCCTTGCTCAAACTGAAAGAATTACAGGGCGAGGATGGTGCATGGAGCTGGTTCGGCGGCATGTCCGGCAACCGTTATGTAACGGGATATATCACCGGATTGCTTGTCCGTCTTTCTTTGCTTACGGATAAGGCATTGCCGGAAGAAGCAGCGATGATGAAAGCCAAGGCCTTTGACTATCTGAACAAAGAGGCTCTGAAAGAATACCGTGCTATCCGCAAGGCAGAGAAGAATGGAACGAAGATTACCGTTTTGTCGGATGCCACTATGGAATATATGTATCTGGTATCTCTCGGTTCGGTAAAGCTCTCCGGAGAATATGCAAAAGCATTCGGTTACTTCCTTACCAAGCTGGGACGTAATCTTGAGAGCGGTACCATGATCCGTAAAGCGCAGACAGCCGTTATCCTGCAGAAGGCAGGACATAAAACGGAAGCGGATGAGTTTATAGCTTCCATAAAAGAACACCTTGTACAGACGGATGAAATGGGAGCTCATTTTGCTTTCCATGCCAATCCTTATACTTGGGGTATGATGCCTGTACCCGCTCATGTAGCTGTAATGGAAGCTCTGCGCGAGGCAGGCGGCAATGATGCTTTAGTAGAAGAAATGAAGCTTTGGCTGCTGAAACAGAAACAGACGACAAGCTGGGATTCTCCGGTAGCTACTGCTGATGCGGTTTATGCGTTGTTGTGTCAGGGTAGCAATTTGCTGGAAAGTAAAGGAGATGTCCGCATTACTTTGGGTGATAAGGTGTTGGAGACTTTCTCTCCTGCAAAGACCACCGTACCCGGATTGGGATATGTTAAGGAAGTCTTTGCGCAAGGCAGTCCTGAGGTGAAAGCAAAGTCCGTTACCGTAGAGAAAAGGGATGCGGGCATTGCATGGGGAGCTGTCTACACACAATTCTTGTCGCCCATATCCGATGTGAAGCAGCAGGGCGGAGCATTGAACATTGAGAAGAAACTCTTTGTAGAGCGCATTTCGGCCGACGGGCAGAAATCTTTGCAACCGTTGACAGAGGTAGCACAGCTCTTCGTGGGTGATAAGATTGTTTCCCGACTTACTGCCCGTCTGGACCGTGCCATGGATTTCGTTCAGTTGAAAGACCAGCGCGGAGCTTGTTTCGAACCGGAAAATTCGCTTTCGGGTTATCGCTGGAACAACGGGGTCGGATATTATGCGGAAGTGGAAGATGCAGGAACCAATTTCTTCTTCGATCATCTGGGTAAAGGCGTTTATGTATTGGAACATAGCTACCGGGTGGCTCGTGGTGGTACGTATGAAACCGGACTGGCTACCGTGCAGTGTGCCTATGCGCCGGAATATGCTTCTCACTCTGCTGGAGGAACTGTTATTATTAAATAG
- a CDS encoding aminoacyl-histidine dipeptidase gives MSTILQLAPQNVWKHFYSLTQIPRPSGHMERITEFLVNFGKSLGLESFVDEVGNVIIRKPATPGMENRKGVILQAHMDMVPQKNNDTVHDFTKDPIETYIDGDWVKAKGTTLGADNGLGVAAIMAVLEAKDLKHGPLEALITKDEETGMYGAFGLKPGTLNGEILLNLDSEDEGELYIGCAGGIDITATLEYKEETPAADLVARRITLKGLRGGHSGLEINQGRGNANKLLTRIVHDLLIEFDCQLSSFEGGNMRNAIPREAHAVLVFNPEDIEGLEDYIKEYEVQINEEYTSIEEGIVVKLENVDLPAAIVPEEIQDNMISVLMACQNGVMRMIPTVPDTVETSSNLAIVTIGGGKADVRILARSSCDTMKDFLADSLTACFSMAGMKVELSGSYSGWQPNVDSPILHAMTLSYKQQFGVEPAVKVIHAGLECGIIGANCPGLDMISFGPTLRSPHSPDERAYIPSVTKFYDFLVATLEQTPEK, from the coding sequence ATGAGTACAATCTTGCAGTTAGCTCCACAAAATGTGTGGAAGCATTTCTATTCGCTGACTCAGATACCCCGTCCTTCCGGACATATGGAGAGAATAACTGAGTTCTTGGTAAATTTTGGTAAAAGTCTGGGCTTGGAATCATTTGTTGACGAAGTTGGCAATGTCATTATCCGTAAACCTGCTACACCAGGTATGGAAAACCGAAAAGGTGTCATTCTGCAGGCACACATGGACATGGTGCCGCAGAAGAACAACGATACGGTTCATGATTTTACTAAAGACCCTATTGAAACGTACATTGACGGTGATTGGGTGAAGGCCAAAGGTACTACTTTGGGAGCTGACAACGGATTGGGCGTAGCCGCTATTATGGCTGTACTTGAGGCAAAAGACCTGAAACATGGTCCGTTGGAAGCGTTGATAACCAAGGATGAGGAAACGGGTATGTATGGCGCATTCGGCTTGAAACCGGGTACACTAAACGGTGAGATCTTGTTGAATCTTGATTCGGAGGACGAAGGAGAACTTTATATCGGTTGCGCAGGCGGTATTGATATTACGGCTACATTGGAATATAAGGAAGAGACTCCTGCTGCTGATTTAGTAGCTCGTAGAATAACTTTGAAAGGTTTGCGTGGCGGACATTCCGGATTGGAAATCAATCAGGGACGGGGCAATGCCAATAAATTGCTTACACGTATCGTACACGATTTGCTGATTGAGTTCGATTGTCAGTTATCAAGTTTTGAAGGTGGCAATATGCGTAATGCCATTCCGCGTGAGGCACATGCCGTATTGGTATTTAATCCCGAAGACATTGAAGGATTGGAAGACTATATCAAGGAATATGAGGTACAGATTAATGAAGAATATACTTCGATTGAAGAAGGCATTGTTGTAAAACTGGAGAACGTAGACTTGCCTGCTGCCATTGTTCCCGAAGAAATTCAGGATAATATGATTAGTGTATTAATGGCCTGTCAGAATGGGGTTATGCGTATGATTCCTACTGTTCCCGATACAGTGGAGACTTCTTCCAATCTGGCCATTGTAACGATTGGCGGCGGTAAGGCTGATGTTCGTATATTGGCTCGCAGCTCTTGCGATACGATGAAAGATTTCCTGGCAGATAGCCTGACAGCATGTTTCTCTATGGCAGGTATGAAAGTAGAACTGAGCGGCAGTTACTCCGGCTGGCAGCCCAATGTGGATTCTCCGATTCTGCATGCCATGACGTTGTCCTATAAGCAACAATTCGGTGTAGAGCCGGCTGTAAAGGTGATTCATGCAGGTTTGGAGTGCGGTATTATCGGCGCCAACTGTCCGGGACTTGATATGATTTCTTTCGGACCGACGTTGCGTTCACCGCATTCGCCCGATGAACGTGCATATATCCCGTCTGTAACGAAGTTCTATGACTTCTTGGTTGCTACTTTGGAACAGACTCCCGAAAAGTAA
- a CDS encoding acyltransferase family protein, which produces MSDTLSSAFADTKPHYNILDGLRGVAALTVVCFHLFEAYATSHLDQKINHGYLAVDFFFILSGFVVGYAYDDRWKTMRIADFLKRRFIRLHPMVIIGALIGAVMFYFQGCSVWDVSQVPVVALIIATLMNVLLIPATPGMEIRGVGEMYPLNGPSWSLFFEYIGNILYAFFLHKLSTKVLSILVLSAGCGLAIFALWGPLGDICVGFALTEENIIGGSLRLLFSFPAGLLLSRIFKPVKVRGAFWIGSFSIVVLSAIPRIGGSEHLWMNGLYDTICFAVVFPLLVCLGASGKTTDKVTTRVCRFLGNISYPLYMVHYPFIYLYYAWVKNENLTFIQSLPGAVALVAGSVVLAYLCLKLYDEPVRRFLSRRLRIN; this is translated from the coding sequence ATGTCTGATACTTTATCATCTGCATTTGCAGATACGAAGCCGCATTATAACATACTCGACGGGCTACGTGGAGTGGCGGCATTGACAGTTGTCTGTTTTCACTTGTTCGAGGCTTATGCTACCAGCCATTTGGACCAGAAGATTAATCACGGATATTTGGCTGTTGATTTTTTCTTTATTTTATCCGGATTCGTTGTTGGCTATGCTTATGATGATCGGTGGAAAACAATGCGTATTGCTGACTTTCTTAAACGTCGGTTTATTCGTTTGCATCCTATGGTCATTATCGGAGCGCTTATTGGAGCTGTAATGTTCTATTTTCAAGGCTGTTCTGTTTGGGATGTTTCACAGGTGCCCGTAGTGGCGCTGATAATTGCTACGCTAATGAATGTTCTTCTGATTCCGGCAACTCCCGGTATGGAAATTCGAGGCGTAGGTGAAATGTATCCTCTGAACGGACCGAGTTGGTCTTTGTTTTTTGAATATATAGGCAATATTCTATATGCATTCTTTCTACATAAGCTCTCTACAAAAGTCCTTTCCATATTGGTGTTGTCAGCGGGTTGCGGACTGGCCATATTTGCTCTTTGGGGGCCGCTTGGCGATATATGTGTGGGCTTTGCTTTGACGGAAGAAAATATAATAGGTGGTTCTTTACGGTTGCTGTTCTCATTTCCGGCGGGATTATTGTTGTCACGTATATTCAAGCCTGTCAAGGTACGAGGAGCTTTCTGGATAGGGAGTTTCTCTATTGTGGTTTTATCGGCGATTCCCAGAATCGGTGGCAGTGAACATTTATGGATGAATGGCTTGTATGATACTATATGCTTTGCCGTTGTATTCCCTTTGTTAGTCTGTCTTGGGGCTTCGGGAAAGACTACGGATAAAGTCACGACACGGGTTTGCAGGTTTCTGGGAAATATATCCTATCCGTTGTACATGGTGCATTATCCTTTTATCTATCTGTATTATGCTTGGGTTAAGAATGAGAACCTTACATTCATACAGTCTCTGCCGGGTGCGGTAGCACTTGTTGCGGGTTCAGTTGTTTTGGCTTACTTATGTCTGAAACTGTATGATGAACCGGTACGCAGGTTTCTATCCCGGCGACTTCGTATAAATTGA
- the rsmA gene encoding 16S rRNA (adenine(1518)-N(6)/adenine(1519)-N(6))-dimethyltransferase RsmA, which yields MRLVKPKKFLGQHFLKDLKVAQDIADTVDACPNLPILEVGPGMGVLTQFLLPKERTVKVVEVDYESVAYLREAYPQLEDNIIEDDFLKMNLQRLFDGQPFVLTGNYPYNISSQIFFKMLDNKELIPCCTGMIQKEVAERIAAGPGSKTYGILSVLIQAWYRVEYLFTVSEHVFNPPPKVKSAVIRMTRNDTQQLGCDEKLFKQVVKTTFNQRRKTLRNSIKPILGKECPLTEDPLFNKRPEQLSVQEFIELTNQVETALKETTEK from the coding sequence ATGAGATTAGTTAAACCTAAAAAGTTTCTCGGCCAGCACTTTCTGAAAGACCTGAAAGTAGCACAGGACATTGCCGACACCGTAGACGCCTGTCCCAATCTTCCGATATTGGAAGTAGGACCGGGCATGGGAGTGCTGACCCAATTTCTCCTGCCCAAAGAGCGCACGGTAAAAGTTGTGGAAGTGGATTATGAATCGGTGGCCTATCTGCGGGAAGCCTACCCGCAACTGGAGGATAACATCATCGAAGACGACTTCCTGAAAATGAACCTGCAACGCCTGTTCGACGGACAGCCTTTCGTACTGACGGGCAATTATCCGTATAACATATCCAGCCAGATATTCTTCAAGATGCTGGATAATAAAGAACTGATACCGTGCTGTACGGGCATGATACAGAAAGAGGTTGCCGAGCGTATCGCAGCCGGTCCCGGCAGCAAGACATACGGCATTCTGAGTGTACTGATACAGGCTTGGTATCGGGTGGAATACCTCTTCACCGTAAGCGAACACGTGTTCAATCCTCCCCCAAAAGTAAAAAGCGCTGTTATTCGCATGACGCGCAATGACACGCAGCAATTGGGATGTGACGAAAAGCTGTTTAAACAAGTTGTAAAAACTACATTCAACCAACGCCGGAAAACCTTGCGTAATTCCATAAAACCGATACTCGGCAAAGAATGTCCGCTGACCGAAGACCCTCTCTTCAACAAACGCCCCGAGCAACTTTCCGTGCAGGAGTTTATAGAATTGACCAATCAGGTGGAAACAGCATTGAAAGAGACGACAGAAAAATGA
- a CDS encoding lysylphosphatidylglycerol synthase transmembrane domain-containing protein yields the protein MNKIIKKTLKIVLPVLLGGFILYWVYRDFDFERAKELLLHGTDWGWMLFSLFFGVMSHVFRGWRWRQTLEPLGAYPKRSDCVDAIFISYATNLILPRVGEVSRCGVLAKYDDVSFSKSLGTVVTERLVDTLCILLITGLTFLAQMPVFLRFFQETGTKIPSLMHLLTSPWFYVSLFCVIGVLVLMYYLMRMLSFFEKVKGVVLNVCEGVMSLRNVKNIPLFILYTLLIWGCYFYHFYLTFYSFSFAEHLGFQAAMVMFVGGTFAVIVPTPNGAGPWHFAVITMMMLYGVNATDAGAFALIVHGIQTLLVVLLGIYGGLHVSLVNRTK from the coding sequence ATGAATAAGATAATAAAAAAAACATTGAAAATCGTGTTGCCCGTTCTTTTGGGCGGTTTTATCCTGTATTGGGTGTATCGTGATTTTGATTTTGAACGTGCGAAAGAACTGCTTTTGCATGGCACTGACTGGGGGTGGATGCTGTTTTCATTGTTTTTTGGCGTAATGAGCCATGTGTTTCGCGGGTGGCGTTGGCGACAGACGCTGGAACCGTTGGGGGCTTATCCTAAAAGGAGCGATTGCGTGGACGCCATTTTCATTTCCTATGCTACCAATTTGATATTGCCTCGTGTGGGTGAAGTGTCGCGTTGCGGTGTTCTGGCTAAGTATGATGATGTATCGTTTTCCAAATCTTTGGGAACTGTGGTCACCGAGCGGTTAGTGGACACCTTGTGTATTCTTTTGATTACGGGACTTACCTTTCTGGCTCAGATGCCTGTGTTTCTCCGTTTCTTTCAGGAAACGGGTACAAAAATTCCTTCGCTGATGCATCTGTTGACATCGCCCTGGTTTTATGTCTCCCTGTTCTGTGTTATCGGCGTGCTGGTGCTTATGTACTATCTGATGCGGATGCTTTCTTTTTTTGAGAAAGTGAAGGGAGTTGTGCTGAATGTATGCGAGGGGGTAATGTCGCTCCGCAATGTGAAGAACATTCCGCTGTTTATTCTCTATACATTGCTTATTTGGGGATGCTATTTCTATCATTTCTATCTGACTTTCTATAGCTTTTCTTTTGCGGAGCATCTTGGCTTTCAGGCTGCAATGGTGATGTTTGTGGGCGGGACGTTTGCTGTAATCGTACCTACACCCAACGGGGCAGGTCCCTGGCATTTTGCCGTTATCACCATGATGATGCTTTATGGTGTGAATGCTACGGATGCTGGTGCTTTTGCACTGATAGTGCATGGCATTCAAACCTTGCTGGTTGTGTTGCTCGGTATCTATGGCGGGCTACATGTTTCGTTGGTAAACCGTACGAAATGA